From Mastacembelus armatus chromosome 9, fMasArm1.2, whole genome shotgun sequence:
CTCCACCAAACTTGACGTTTGTCTCCAAGAACACACATTTCGACATGGAAAACTACAAGGCTAAAACACCTGAAATACCTGAAACACCTGAAACACTGACCTGCTGCACCAAATATCGATGATTTGCTCGAGGTACCAAACATGTCGCGCGCGTTTGTGGCATGTCTGTACAGACAATTAGGCCGCTCACAAAGTCCACGTTTAACGAAAGGACAGTTAATGCGGGCGAAGAGACCAGAGGAGGGAAACATAAGCAAAGACAGAGCCAAGTTTCACGACGTTGAAACCGTGTGGTGTGATCGATTAGCGCGCGGCCGACAGGTGGTCACCACCAGCCTGGTGACGTCACTTATATAGGCCGCGGTCGGGTCTCGAAAACTATATAAACTATTACTGGTGTGAAAAAACAAcgaaaatgtttgtttgtttgttttttttaggaaaattaaactattttaataGCGGATAAATAACCTCGAGCTGCAAACAGCATTATTAAGGTGTCACTTTGGGCTCCGGGTACTTGAGATGGACATTTCTTACAGTAAAATCCTTTTTACATCAGTGAACAAGTAACAATAATCTAATCATATGAAGGCCAACACTCAGTACTTTACAGGCCCAGCGTGGTACATTATAATGTCAGTTATTTTACATAACATTTCTAATTCAATTTTTCATGTAATggagtatttatttattctaatttCACTTGTAAATGTAAACGTGGACCCGACTGCCACCTCCCTTAAACTTCTGCAATATAATCTAACTTAAACCAGAGTTAATAGTACAAAGAGTAgcacaaatataaacatttccCTTCAGCAAATGACTGAGTTTATAGTGTCGCAGTAATCCCTCCTCGTCGGCAGGTGGCGCTGCTGCAGCttggcaaacacaaacaggacgCGCAAACACAAGAGTCccgtcagtgtcagtgtcagtgtcaggcGGAGTTTTccctctgcagctgcagctaaaacaCGATATTTGCCTTATTACCAAAACCGATAAAGCAGCCACGGCAGAGCAGCTGGTTGGAAATGGAGAATAGCGAGGATGAGATGGAAGAGGATGAAACCGAGTGGAAGAACAGTTTCGTGGACTCAGTACCTTTCAGCCCTGCAGCTGCTCCTGGtaaacactgaaactgaaatcaATTTGTTTGACAACGTTAACCTGACATTATCTAACTACATGTGTATCACATGTCAGAtggtaattatttttttctatgttaATGTGCTGCAGAAATATGAATGTTAGAAATAGACTGACATTGCAGGGAATAAGAAGTACAGCTAGCAAAATTATAGAGGCTGCAGATGCAACCAATTATTTTTATTCGCAATTATTTTCCcgcttctttttttatttaactaaaaCTATAACATGTCATGGAAGAAAGAATCATTGTCGAACAATCACACATACTGTTTTGTTGAACCGACTGCTCAGACTGCTCATGGTACAGGGTGTGTTAAAGCCAAAGGTAATTTTCCATGAAAATGGACAATAAAGTTCCTAACTAGCTCTGTTCCAGTTCCAGGACTCAGTAACGCATCTGGGTCAACACCTGCAGACAGAGTCATTCTGCATTTTGACCTGGACTGCTTCTATGCTCAGGTGGAGATGATCAGAAACCCTGCACTGAGAGAAGTCCCTTTAGGTAACCACATTAAACTGAATAAACCTGGActctgatgttgttgtttttttatgaaagCCCAGAATAGACTGAAATTGTGTTTCAGCAATGCTTTTCTCATATCCCCAGGTATTCAACAAAAATACTTCATAGTCACCTGTAACTATGTGGCAAGGGAGCAGGGTCTCACCAAGATGATGTCAGTGACTGATGCTAAGGAGAAATGTCCTCAGCTGGTGCTGGTTAATGGAGAAGACCTGACACACTACAGAGAAATGTCCTATAAAGTGACAGGTAGGCAGGCGTAGTACTGCCACAGACAAATCTGTAATTTACTTTGTTCTTGTACAAACTACAGTATTTGGTAGTAATTtcaaaagtttttattttttaaagtatttaccTCCTAGGTGACCCAGGGCAAAAataactgtactgtacatgcagttAACTGGGCACTTTCTTCTTGCACTGAAATTATTTGTTGTaccaaaataattaataattaacaaATAATTATGGTCTTAAAACTGGATTTTGGTACAGGTTCCTCTACTAAAAAACCACAAGATGGAGGACCATTTAGAGATCATATTCATCAGTGCAAATTTCTGcttaactgtttgtgttttcactctgttttaCCTCTTTTTGTCCTCCACCCAGAGCTGCTGATGTCCTACTGTCCACTGGTAGAGAGGCTTGGATTAGATGAAAACTTCATGGATGTCACAGAGATGGTAGAAAGAAGGCTAGCACAGACACCACAGTCTAATAACGTTTCGTTTAAAGGACATGTCTACAATCATTGCAGTAAGTCACAGATGTCTGGTGTAGTTGCATATTTATGTACATCTGTACATCATCCAAACAGGAAATTGAGTTTTAAAACAACCCAAGAAGCTATGATTCGTAAAATATTTGCATTGCAGTTTCAGTTTCTAGCTATgtgaaaattcattttcttaaatgatTTGGTTTTCACCTCTGCCAGATGTGTTTCTGTTCCTGCTCAGGTGCAGATGTTAAAGCCAGTGACCACCCGAGACTGGCTTTAGGTTCACACattgcagcagagctgaaaGATGCCATCCACACCAAGCTGGGCCTGACAGGCTGTGCTGGCATTGCCACAAACAAGCTACTGGCCAAACTGGTGTCAGGCACCTTCAAACCTAATCAGCAAACTACCCTGCTACCAGAGAACATCAGCAACATCATCGGCTGCCTGAGCAGCCTCCGCAAAGTACCAGGTATACATGCCCTACTTATGTGTACAGTAGTTATTTTCAGCAGATTTCATgctactgtgttttttaaagctataggctgaattaaacaaaatatttatttttacatatgtACGCAGTGCTGATAGAATATTTTTCAGttcaacactgatgttttttgacCCACTTCATCCGTAATCAGGTAGACCTAATGATAAATTTGTGGCCTTCCCATGCATTCTTAGGGGTAGGTCCCCAAACTGCTAAGAGACTTCAAGCCCTGGGATTTATCAGTGTGAAAGACCTACAGCTCTGTTCACTGAATGACTTGGTGCGGGAGTTTGGAGGTCCCAGTGCTCAGCGCTTGAAGAATCTTGTCCTTGGTGTTGATAACTCACCTGTCACACCTACTGGAGCACCTCAGGTAAAATGCCACTGACGTTAATCCTTTAATTTTTATCCCTTTTAATGaaaaatttctatattttacCATGATTCTTGCCTTCATTATTCTCATCTTCATGTTCCAGTCTCTCAGTGATGAAGACTCCTTCAAAAAAATTTCCTCAACTAAAGGTGTTTTGGAAAAGATTCAACAACTTTTGAGCAGTCTGGTGGAGAGGTCAGTGCCAGGTTCGTTTTATGTCATTGCAGTCTTTAAAGCATGAGTCACTGATTCAAACATGTTTATCATGTTTTTGAAAATTAGAATGCAAAAAGACGGCAGGCAGCCTCAAACCTTTCGGCTGACCATTCGGAGGTTCTCTGCGACCAAGTGGCTTAGTCGGGAAAGCCGACAGTGTCCGATCCCCAGCCACACAGGACAGAAGATCACATCTGGTAAGCTAGTGTAGGAACCCTCTGGGCTGTTTTTCAGTCTCTAAAGACAGTGGATAACTACCATTAACATCTCTACAGGCAGCAGCCAGGATGCTGTGGGCCTGCTAGTCCCATTGGCCATGAAGCTCTTCCATAAGTTGGTGGACAGCAGCGCTACCTTCCACCTCACTCTCATTAACGTTTGCTTTAGTAACCTGCAAACCAGGGGAGCTGCCATCAGCGGAAAGGGCTCAATAACATCATTCTTCACAAACGGCTCATCTcccagaaaaacacaaatcttgTCATCACAATGTCAGGTAATACAGTAAAGGAGATGCAGTAAAATGGTGATGAAGTTCCATCAGGATATCTGTATGGCTTAAAAAGAAGCATTGAATTCATTTCCACAAATAGGCCCTTAGAAAatattaaagcattttaaatttaatttagaaTGTAAATATTACTGTTAGATAATTCAGAGAGTACTGGGATTAAGTGGGATTTAATCAATCATTCTGGGCCATGTTGTCCCTCCTTGTTTTAATTGATGCCTGCAGAATTTTCCCTTCTTAGAAATATCACGTAATTGCTCTTAATATCCTGAAATAatttgtcttcctcctcttttatttttcaatagGATTCCTCCCCCAGCAGTGATGGTCACTGCATGGCTCATCAGTTCAGCACAAGCAGAATGATTACTCAAAACACCTCTCAAAAGTCAGTAACCGTAAAAAGCCCTCGTAGCTCTGAGGCAGCATTACATGGGTTCAAATGGAAATGGAGCACGGTTGTTTCAGAAAAGGAGGATCAAAAACAAccctgcagcacagcagcatcatGCCTTGGTGTAGCAAATGACACTCTGACACATCAGTTGCCCCCATATATTGATCCAGAAGTGTTCAGGCTTCTCCCCAAGGAAATCCAGGAGGAACTGTTATCACCTACCTACAGAAACTCCCTTACCAGCACTTCTGCCAGCTCGTCGGCCCCAGTTGCAGTCCCTGATGAATCCCATGTGACAGAAAACAAGTCTCCATGCTCATTTACAGAATCTCAAAATATTAAAGACATAACAGACTCAGAGTACAAATTAGATCGAACTGATAGAATAACCACCGTGAATCATCAGCCTGCAGGCTCAAATGCCATACCAGAAGAAAATATCACAGAAGAAGGGAAACTGTCTCCTGACTGTGAGTTCCCTGGAAACGTGGACCTTAAAGTGTTTTCTGAGCTTCCGCCGGATGTTCAGAGGGAACTCATGTCTGAATGGAAGCAACGGAAGCTGGTACTGAAGGCCCCTTCATCCAAAAAAACAGGGCAAAGTGTGATGaccaaagacagaaaagcagcagcaaaagGCAATCAGGCAAACAGTCTGTTAAAGTATTTCAAACCCAATTAGAGAGAGACATTGGCAGgaagtgttttttctttgacagaaaGTCATTTATTTCTTACTGTTGAATTTTCATGTGATACGTACAGGAAGTgaacaaagtaaaagaaataaattcaattttttaaatgtttaatctcAAACCAACTCTGATCAACacctttattaatcccaaatACTTGAGTTTGATAAAGCTATGTCAAGTTTTCAGTaaggtgtttctgtttttttgttcactCGTGTATGTCAAAGTTAGGAATTTGCTGATGTTACCATTTTGTTTATAAAGCTAAATATTGCTTTCAGAGCAGCTGCTATGCTTTAAAACCTGAAGTGACCTGATCATTCCATctaaacagaatatatatggATAATTTTAGTTTTACCCAGGATGAAAACATTGTATTATAAAAACAAGAAGGGTTCACATGAAGACTTCAGGTTTAGGTTCATTGTTTACATATTGTTTTCACAGTTTAGAGAAGCAGGATTATTTCACTGTGCCTCTTGAAGTGTGGCCCATTATTCATCGACAGAGAACACAATCCGGTTTTCAAAGAGCCCTTTTTTCTTCTGAGAAATACCAGAAAACACAAGGCCTGTAAGCACAGCCCTGTTTGGTTCTTACTGACTGAAACTCCTCCCTGGGTCACATGTATGAAGAGGGAAAGGTTCAGAATATGCTGTGTCCCATCACATCATGATAGCCATTATTTTGTACAATCAGGACGAGTTTAAAGATCTCTGAATGGACCTTGGCACATGCTGCAGATAAACTGGTAAGGATCTGAATTGTTATGGTTTTAAAGGAGGTGGTACACTGCTGTGTCATGTTTACTGACAAATATGTGACTTTGTTTCTCTGAATCTGGGGGTATTTTAGGAAACCAGcaaaaatacagtttgttttctacatggaaatgtttttgttaggTAAACCTAATACTGCTATAATACCATTAGATGGTTTATTACTCtgcattttgttaatttgccttcatgaagttctgcagcctaACATTAATCACAAACCTGGAAATGTTGCCAGCAGTAAGATTTTTttgaatacaaaaaataaaatcaatgtgttcTTCAGGCTTGTTTGTGCCCATAGAGGCTCTCAAGCATCCTTTACATAACCAAGTCTGATTTTCCATGCAGCATTTATTGACCTGCCAAGTGTAACCTAAGCATTGCAGTGGTGTCATGCAGTGTTGAGATGTCTGCTGGTAGCTCCCTAGGTCAGTAAAAACATTCTGTCTGCCAAACAggctgtgatttatttttttttacactgcaaAGTCAGACAAAACTCTGGAAAGGCGTTTGACTGCTCATGTGGAAGCTAGTTCCAGTCATGTGGTAGTTCCTCTCTGATCAGTGCCTAATGAGTGGTGAGCTATGATGTCCTGCTAAGCCTGTCTGATGCTCTTGCATGCTGCAGCTTAGATGGAAGAATTTCTTGTCTTGTTTGCTCACAGTATAGGCAAGGCTGAATTACAGACTAGGCAAAGTGGGCACCACTGCAGGGGCCCCAAAAGCTCCAGGTTAACTTCATCTCAGTTGGTTATAATACACATAATTTCATTAGTGGTAAATCTCTCTCTTACtatcacacatatacacacagaattCCTCATGTCAATGCTGTCAATTCATTTCCTTCCATTTAACTAATCAATTAATGAACTAATGGCGTCAGCTCTGGTACTTGTTGGTTTCTAGGTTCCTGGAGAAATAGTGAAATAAACATGTAGCTTGTGGGTCAATAGTGGGCCACTATAAGGGTAATCTGGCCATACCTATACATATTTCTTTAGCTGAATACATCACACAAGCATTTTACTGTGAGTTCCCTTCTGTGGCAGGTTAATCACTCAGCTGCATAATGGCTGACTGGGACTATGACTATCTCATCAAGATGCTGGCACTGGGGGACTCGGGGGTTGGAAAGACCACCTTCCTCTACAGGTACACTGACAACAAGTTCAACCGCAAGTTCACAACCACAGTGGGCATTGACTTCAGAGAAAAAAGAGTGGTGAGTGATACCTGAAATGGGCCTAATATGGACTGGTGGCtatatacagtgtttttaatgcCTTGACATCTACCATGTTGTGTGGTTTGGTTTAGATGTACACAGGGACAGGTGCAGATGGGACAAGTGAGAGGAATTACAGAGTCCACCTTCAGCTGTGGGACACAGCAGGACAAGAGAGGTAAATCTCACATTATGTTTAGTATTGATGTGTTAGTCGAGGGCATAGCAGATTGTGACTGAGTAGTcatgaaataattatttgtagaggaaagaaaaacaaacttcaatttcatgttttagtttttttgttttttttctctctttaagaTGGTTAACGGAGAAATTACTCTTTGGTGAGAGTGGCCTTCTGAAGAGGTTTAATCTTTTAACAAGGCTATAGATTACAGTGAGAAGTCTTAATAGCACaaaatagaaatacaagtaAACTACAAACACCTATAAATTGTACTTAAGGGTACTAGTCTGGTAACTGAACACCATATCAGCTGTTCATCTGTTGTCAGGTTTCGCAGCCTCACTACAGCTTTCTTCAGAGACGCCATGGGCTTCCTGCTAATGTTCGACTTGACCAATCAGCAAAGTTTCCTCAACGTCAGGAACTGGATGAGTATGTTCCAACTCAGCAGCCTGCTCTGCATCAGATCTGCTCTTTTAGATCAGTCCTTTCTGTTCCCAGTGTCAGATACAACGTTTCAGGTTAGGACATACAt
This genomic window contains:
- the poli gene encoding DNA polymerase iota — translated: MENSEDEMEEDETEWKNSFVDSVPFSPAAAPVPGLSNASGSTPADRVILHFDLDCFYAQVEMIRNPALREVPLGIQQKYFIVTCNYVAREQGLTKMMSVTDAKEKCPQLVLVNGEDLTHYREMSYKVTELLMSYCPLVERLGLDENFMDVTEMVERRLAQTPQSNNVSFKGHVYNHCSADVKASDHPRLALGSHIAAELKDAIHTKLGLTGCAGIATNKLLAKLVSGTFKPNQQTTLLPENISNIIGCLSSLRKVPGVGPQTAKRLQALGFISVKDLQLCSLNDLVREFGGPSAQRLKNLVLGVDNSPVTPTGAPQSLSDEDSFKKISSTKGVLEKIQQLLSSLVERMQKDGRQPQTFRLTIRRFSATKWLSRESRQCPIPSHTGQKITSGSSQDAVGLLVPLAMKLFHKLVDSSATFHLTLINVCFSNLQTRGAAISGKGSITSFFTNGSSPRKTQILSSQCQDSSPSSDGHCMAHQFSTSRMITQNTSQKSVTVKSPRSSEAALHGFKWKWSTVVSEKEDQKQPCSTAASCLGVANDTLTHQLPPYIDPEVFRLLPKEIQEELLSPTYRNSLTSTSASSSAPVAVPDESHVTENKSPCSFTESQNIKDITDSEYKLDRTDRITTVNHQPAGSNAIPEENITEEGKLSPDCEFPGNVDLKVFSELPPDVQRELMSEWKQRKLVLKAPSSKKTGQSVMTKDRKAAAKGNQANSLLKYFKPN
- the LOC113139442 gene encoding ras-related protein Rab-27B-like produces the protein MADWDYDYLIKMLALGDSGVGKTTFLYRYTDNKFNRKFTTTVGIDFREKRVMYTGTGADGTSERNYRVHLQLWDTAGQERFRSLTTAFFRDAMGFLLMFDLTNQQSFLNVRNWMSQLQANAYCDSPDIVLVGTKADLRDIRDVHARHARDLAERYSVPYFETSAVTGVDVDRAVTTLLDLVMKRMEQSTYGGQSSEPNGSPIASHEVEEAPVRRWCAC